Proteins from a genomic interval of Polaribacter sejongensis:
- the dut gene encoding dUTP diphosphatase, with product MNVQIINKSKHATPNYETEGAAGMDLRANIEEVITLKPLERAIVKTGLFIALPVGFEAQVRPRSGLAAKNGITVLNSPGTVDADYRGEIGVILVNLSNDDFVINDGERIAQLIIAKHERVNWQEVTVLSETERGADGFGSTGV from the coding sequence ATGAACGTACAAATAATTAACAAATCGAAACACGCAACGCCTAATTACGAAACCGAAGGCGCTGCAGGAATGGATTTAAGAGCAAATATTGAAGAAGTAATCACATTAAAGCCATTAGAAAGAGCTATTGTTAAAACAGGCTTGTTTATAGCTTTACCAGTTGGTTTTGAAGCCCAAGTAAGACCAAGAAGTGGTTTGGCAGCAAAAAACGGAATAACCGTTTTAAATTCTCCAGGAACTGTAGATGCAGATTATAGAGGAGAAATTGGCGTAATTTTAGTCAACTTATCTAATGATGATTTTGTAATTAATGATGGTGAAAGAATCGCACAATTAATCATTGCAAAACACGAACGTGTAAATTGGCAAGAAGTAACTGTTTTAAGTGAAACAGAACGTGGTGCTGATGGTTTTGGAAGTACAGGTGTTTAA
- a CDS encoding LytR/AlgR family response regulator transcription factor — MKYKYVIIQDNQEALDDLKSTLDKHSNYKLIDVASNLEDGFALILKTKPDLIFLDVEINDKNSFTLIPRLKEFFMELPTIIMTTSHNYYAKEAVNNQISYFLSKPIEPVELQKSLLLFEKGFTEGQSHLAVKTSSDIHLLSYKDICFLQAERNYTNVFNITGEKLSTSKSLKHFEETLPKKFIRIHKSFIINKDCIEKLNTRKGQLFLQPLDALIDLEENFVPIGKEYVQKLKNSFTF; from the coding sequence ATGAAATACAAATACGTAATTATACAAGACAATCAAGAAGCGCTTGATGATTTAAAATCCACTTTAGACAAACATTCTAATTATAAGCTTATAGATGTTGCATCGAATCTAGAAGATGGATTTGCTTTAATTTTAAAAACTAAACCCGATCTAATTTTTTTAGATGTAGAAATAAATGATAAAAATTCTTTTACGCTTATTCCTAGGTTAAAAGAATTTTTTATGGAGTTGCCAACCATTATTATGACAACCTCACATAATTATTATGCAAAAGAGGCGGTAAACAATCAAATATCTTATTTTTTAAGTAAACCAATTGAACCGGTAGAATTACAAAAGTCATTATTATTATTTGAGAAAGGATTTACAGAAGGACAATCGCATCTTGCTGTAAAAACAAGTTCTGATATTCATCTTTTATCTTACAAAGACATTTGTTTTTTACAAGCAGAAAGAAACTATACCAATGTTTTTAATATCACAGGAGAGAAGTTATCAACTTCAAAATCCTTAAAGCATTTTGAAGAAACTTTACCTAAAAAATTCATTAGAATTCATAAAAGTTTTATCATCAACAAAGATTGTATTGAAAAGTTAAATACTAGAAAAGGGCAACTTTTTTTACAACCACTTGATGCTCTTATAGATTTAGAAGAAAACTTTGTGCCCATAGGAAAAGAGTATGTTCAGAAGCTTAAAAACTCATTTACATTTTAA